Genomic window (Pseudothauera hydrothermalis):
CTCTTGCATCCAGAGGATCTGCAGCGCTTCTCGGAATCCCTGCACCGTCAGCTTGCGCGCGGCGGCGTTTTCGTGGGTGAATTCCGTTACCGTCGCACCGATGGTGGCTGGTTGTGGATACAGAGTCGCGGCAAGGTTGTCGACTGGATGGGCGAGGAGCCGGTGCGCATGGTCGGCACGCATACCGATATCACGGCCCGTAAAAGCGCCGAAGAAGCCTTGCTGACCGCCCGCGCACGGCTGGCGACGGTGATCGAAAACTTCCACGGCGGCATTTTGCTAGAAGATGAGCGGCGCACCGTCCAGTTGACCAACCAGATGTTCTGCGATCTGTTCGCGCCGTTCGAGCGTCCCGACACACTGGTCGGCAAAGCGGCCGAAGCGGTCCTCGACGCTAGCGCCGACCGTTTCCAGGCCCCGATGCAATTCAGGGAAAGCACCCGCCAGCTGGTGGCAGGTCGTCAGGCGAAAACGGGCGAGGAGCTGCTGTTGTCCGATGGTCGTGCGCTGGAGCGCGACAGCCTGCCCATTTTCGACGGCAGCCGCTTCCTCGGCCATCTATGGCTGTACCGTGACATCACCGAGCGCAAGACGCGCGAACGCGAACTGCACCGCCTGGCCACCACCGACCTGCTCACCGGCCTGCCCAACCGGCGCTACTTTCTGGAGCGGGTGGAACAGGAGCTGGCTCGCCTGCGTCGCTTTGGCACGCCCGCCGCGCTGCTGATGATGGATATCGACCACTTCAAGCAAGTCAACGATCTCTACGGTCACCCCACCGGGGATGCAGTGCTGCGCCATTTCGCCGAGGTCGCCGGCGGCAACCTGCGCCGTATCGACCTGCTCGGCCGCCTGGGCGGTGAAGAATTCGCTGCCCTGCTGCCCGGCACCGACGCCGATGGCGCCCGCCTGCTGGCCGAACGCCTGCGCCTGAAGATCGCCAGCGCACCGTGCGTGGCCGGGAAGAAACGGGTGAAAGTCACCGTCAGTATCGGCATCACCCTGTTGCATGCCGGCGATACCGGCAGCGACCGACCGCTGGCGCGTGCCGATGCCGCGCTCTACCGCGCCAAGCGGGCCGGCCGCAACCGGGTGGAAGCCGAGCTGCAACTGACCGAAGCCGTTTGAGGGGCAGCGATGGCCGCTACTTGCCGCATCAGAACCGACACCACACCCTCCGGCCAAGCCAGCCCTTTGGATTCATTGCCCACCTGAGCGCACCATGCAGCCTGCCGACGTCACTTCACCCAACGCCGCGCCCGCCTCGCCCCGGGCATTGTTTCTCACCTTTACTGTACTGGCGCTGCAAGGCTTTGGGGGCGTGCTGGCCGTGGCCCAACGCGAGTTGGTGGAGCGCAAACGCTGGTTGAGCCGGGACGAGTTTCTGGAAGCTTATTCGGCGTCGCAACTGCTACCTGGGCCCAACGTGGTCAACATCGCGCTGATGCTCGGCGACCGTTTCTTTGGCTGGCGTGGCGCGCTGGCTGCGATGGCCGGCATGCTGGCTGTGCCGCTGGCCATCGTGCTGCTGCTGGCCGCCAGCTATGGGCAATTCAGCCACCATCCGATGGTAGCCGGCGCACTCCGGGGCATGGGCGCGGTGGCGGCCGGCCTGACGGTGGCCATGGCTTTGAAACTGCTCGGCAGCTTGCGTAACAATCCCATGGGGCCGACCGTGTGCGCGATTTTGCTACTGGCAACCCTGATGGCGATCGCTGCACTTCGCCTGCCGCTCGCGGGCGTGGTGCTGGGCCTTGGTGCCCTGGGGTGGTCGGCCGCACGCTGGCGTCTGCGCAAAGCGGCAGCGCGGCGATGAACGGCTCGCTCGCTGGGGCCGATCTGGCCGACTTGTTGGTGCACTTTTTGGTTCTGTCGTTGCTGGCCATCGGCGGGGCAATGTCCACCGTGCCAGAGATGCATCGTTACCTGGTGGTCGATCGCGGCTGGCTGGATGACGCCGGCTTTACCTCGTCGATTGCGCTGGCGCAGGCCGCACCCGGTCCGAATGTGCTCTTCGTGCCGGTGCTGGGCTACCAGATCGCCGGCTTGCTCGGAGCCGCGGTCGCGCTGATTGGCATTTTGCTGCCCTCTACGCTGCTTTCGCTGGCCGTCAGCCGCTGGGCCAGCACACGGCGGGACAAGCCGGGCGTACGCGCTTTCACCGCGGGTCTTGCGCCGGTGACCATCGGCCTTCTGCTCGCCACCGGCTGGGTGCTCGCCCAGCCCTTTTTGGCCCGCGGCACCCCCCCATACGGCGCGCTGGCCGCGATCGGGCTGACCGTGCTGGCGATGCTGCGCACTCAGGCCGCGCCAATCTGGCTGATTCTGGCCGGCGCGCTGGCCGGCGCCGGCGGCCTGATCTGATGCCGGCTTTAGCCGCTCACCCGACGCTGCGCTACACTGGCCCTACTTCTTTAGTACTAAATCCATACGCCGCGAGTCTGCCGCGTGAATCTCTCCGACAAAGCCCGCACCGTTCCCCGCATCCACCTGATCGGCACCCTGACCATCGTCAGCGCTCTTACTGTGCTGCTCGGCAGTTTTTTTGCCTGGCAGAACCTGGTCGACCAGCAAAAATCCATCGAACGGCTGGAAGAGGCCATATCGCGGCAACTGGTCGAACGTCTACAGGCGGAAATGGCGCTGGCGCTTGATTTCGTGGAGTTTACCCGCGCGGGCACTGAAGCTTTGCTGCGGCAGGAGTTGGTCGAGCAAGTCGATCAGGCCATGGCCATTGCCGAGGGCATTTACCGCAGCGCATCCGGTCATCACCCGCCCGAAGTCGTTCAACGGCTGATCGTCGAGGCGCTGCGGCCGGTGCGTTTTTTCGACGGGCGCGGCTATTACTTCATCGACGACATGACGGGCCGCTTCATCCTGCTGCCCACCGCGCCCCACCTGGAAGGCCGCCTAATGCCCGACAACCAGGACGACACCGGTCACTTCATCATGCGCGGCTTGATCGAGGCGGCGCGCAAACCCAAAGAGCAAAGTTTTTCCCGTTACCGCTGGTACCGCCC
Coding sequences:
- a CDS encoding chromate transporter encodes the protein MQPADVTSPNAAPASPRALFLTFTVLALQGFGGVLAVAQRELVERKRWLSRDEFLEAYSASQLLPGPNVVNIALMLGDRFFGWRGALAAMAGMLAVPLAIVLLLAASYGQFSHHPMVAGALRGMGAVAAGLTVAMALKLLGSLRNNPMGPTVCAILLLATLMAIAALRLPLAGVVLGLGALGWSAARWRLRKAAARR
- a CDS encoding chromate transporter, which translates into the protein MNGSLAGADLADLLVHFLVLSLLAIGGAMSTVPEMHRYLVVDRGWLDDAGFTSSIALAQAAPGPNVLFVPVLGYQIAGLLGAAVALIGILLPSTLLSLAVSRWASTRRDKPGVRAFTAGLAPVTIGLLLATGWVLAQPFLARGTPPYGALAAIGLTVLAMLRTQAAPIWLILAGALAGAGGLI